In Glandiceps talaboti chromosome 4, keGlaTala1.1, whole genome shotgun sequence, a single window of DNA contains:
- the LOC144433576 gene encoding cilia- and flagella-associated protein 69-like, producing MATEFQVKPAIPVVGHLITDEDMGIQQGTKLQPVNLGRTVKLLTDPHSTNMYERHLHSMWKIIRHFKHGFLMKDLVQVFKILNVCADRVGDHAEYTEPMCEILKICSLPFLKEKSSDETAYAQIAVESISQLGYLMRVPCEEVRSQICKSLISFYAPKMLSTAIVGHKQANDQYNRDIIERSDIAETLVKALALLENDLELKLKVMAVLQNLSAVSKINSNKMLQAEAAGRVCGGMLDPDPSGRLLFRSVEILWNLLENGNKEEVAMQLNNANCISALRDAFSHQVTQGYSHYDRQLRNDLLVLSTMVAEQCPDAPFIETGFAKQLILFSTFQEVKSYNAVVKHLSFGTNHEDFELKKFLMNMIVVLSRDPNVIPLISEGRVLLALFSYVRNNENASGPQEWSPAQFEELQLHAMAALSTLTPLCINDYMTCQGSTRLLLLLEWCVSQDDYGGHGNAYHGKGGRGNKRAQMRYCLHIIRCMVSLGDDAVTQDLVDQGAVNQVINILNNACHSQDEDDAIDLEIQCDMLFIVSAFCEGDLHRKELFGGQGVDVVLQYLRTNPKKISSGLGHHKLMLATVDCIWCAVVGCYMNEDLFLEGEGMFLLLDLLEACPKNMHNLILGCILDMCENPKSIHHVMTWRGSNDRTAPSLFVEIWRKEEEEMGVSRGPQGTIIDHSKPLMGVLQEAQGVIPLPAHCPSQAIVDVSENMRAKIYAVFCKIGFNDLQGLTTEDQVTVTIIERYMDFKLGEVWKEVTSELEQEDVRPITPDQEALETIARAFDEKVQIVTETQIELIETQRQKDLDDEQEMYTEIRENHRQKEKAIRDWNDYIARVSNYEYLKDSKRRMDSSIENSRNQTRYRELELFHSTDEPNLQTTTFQGRHVTIASTPLELTGAPVINPVTNQDRDKGVTMREKTTIIV from the exons ATGGCGACCGAATTTCAAGTGAAGCCCGCTATACCCGTCGTGGGACACCTTATTACTGATGAAGATATGGGAATACAACAG GGAACAAAACTACAACCAGTGAACCTCGGAAGAACAGTAAAACTTCTTACGGATCCACATTCA ACAAACATGTACGAGAGACACCTTCACTCCATGTGGAAAATTATCCGACATTTCAAGCATGGATTT CTTATGAAAGATTTAGTACAAGTGTTCAAGATACTGAATGTATGTGCTGACAGAGTTGGAGATCATGCTGAATATACTGAACCTATgtgtgaaatattgaaaatatgcaG tctCCCATTCCTCAAAGAGAAGTCATCAGATGAAACAGCATATGCTCAAATAGCTGTAGAGTCTATTTCGCAGTTGG GTTACCTGATGCGAGTACCGTGTGAAGAAGTCCGGTCTCAAATCTGCAAATCCCTCATCAGCTTCTATGCACCTAAAATGTTAAGTACAGCCATTGTTGGACACAAACAAGCCAACGACCAGTACAACAGAGACATTATTGAAAGAAGTGACATTGCTGAAACTTTAGTCAAA GCTTTAGCATTGTTGGAAAATGATTTGGAGCTCAAGTTGAAAGTGATGGCCGTTTTACAGAATCTCTCAGCTGTTTCAAAAATTAATAGCAATAAGATGTTACAAGCAGAAGCTGCTGGAAGGGTTTGTGGAGGGATGTTAGACCCAGACCCCAGTGGAAG GTTACTCTTCAGATCTGTTGAAATTCTATGGAATTTACTGGAAAATGGTAATAAGGAGGAGGTTGCTATGCAACTGAATAATGCAAACTGTATTAG TGCACTAAGAGATGCATTCTCCCACCAAGTCACTCAAGGTTACAGTCATTATGACAGACAGCTGAG AAATGATTTGTTGGTCCTGTCAACCATGGTAGCTGAGCAGTGTCCTGATGCTCCATTCATT GAAACTGGGTTTGCTAAGCAGttgatattattttcaacatttcaagAAGTGAAGAGTTATAATGCTGtggtaaaacatctctcatttGGAACA aaccATGAAGACTTTGAGTTGAAAAAATTCTTGATGAACATGATTGTGGTGCTGAGCAGAGATCCAAATGTTATCCCA tTGATATCAGAAGGCAGGGTACTACTtgcattgttttcatatgtcCGTAACAATGAGAATGCATCTGGGCCTCAAGAATGGTCACCAGCTCAGTTTGAAGAACTGCAGTTACATGCTATGGCTGCCTTATCCACACTAACACCACTGTGTATTAATGATTATATGACATGTCAAGGCAGTACCAGGTTATTGTTGCTGTTAGAATGGTGTGTAAGTCAAG ATGACTATGGTGGCCATGGTAATGCCTATCATGGTAAAGGTGGCCGTGGTAACAAGAGAGCCCAAATGAGATATTGTCTACACATCATACGATGTATGGTATCCCTTGGAGACGACGCTGTCACCCAAGACTTGGTGGACCAGGGTGCTGTCAATCAAGTTATCA ATATCCTCAACAATGCTTGCCACTCCCAAGATGAAGACGATGCCATTGACCTTGAAATTCAGTGTGACATGCTATTCATTGTGTCAGCTTTCTGTGAGGGTGATCTACACAGGAAAGAATTATTTGGTGGTCAGGGAGTGGATGTTGTCTTACAGTATCTTAGAACCAATCCCAAGAAGATCAGTAGTGGGTTAGGACATCATAAATTGATGCTGGCTACAGTGGATTGTATCTGGTGTGCTGTGGTTGGTTGCTATATGAATGAAGATCTCTTCTTAGAAGGGGAAGGCATGTTTCTTCTCCTGGACCTGCTTGAG GCTTGTCCCAAGAACATGCATAACTTGATTCTTGGCTGTATACTGGACATGTGTGAGAATCCTAAATCCATCCATCATGTGATGACATGGCGTGGTAGTAATGACAGGACGGCACCTAGTCTCTTTGTAGAGATATGGAGGAAAGAGGAGGAGGAGATGGGTGTCAGCAGAGGACCTCAAGGAACCATAATAG ATCACTCCAAGCCATTGATGGGTGTGTTACAAGAGGCACAGGGAGTGATTCCACTTCCAGCACATTGTCCAAGTCAAGCCATTGTAGATGTGTCTGAAAACATGAGAGCCAAGATTTATGCAGTTTTCTGTAAAATAG GTTTCAATGATCTACAAGGTCTGACAACTGAAGACCAAGTCACAGTCACTATCATTGAGAGGTATATGGACTTCAAACTAGGAGAGGTCTGGAAGGAAGTCACATCTGAACTAGAACAAGAAGACGTACGACCAATTACACCAGACCAGGAAGCTTTGGAAACCATTGCCCGGGCATTTGATGAGAAGGTTCAAATTGTCACCGAGACACAAATCGAACTGAttgagacacagagacagaaagaccTTGATGATGAACAGGAAATGTACACAGAA ATTCGTGAGAATcacagacagaaagagaaaGCCATCAGAGATTGGAATGACTATATTGCCAGAGTGTCCAATTATGAATATCTTAAG GATTCCAAGAGAAGGATGGACAGTTCCATTGAGAACTCCCGAAACCAGACAAGATACAGAGAACT AGAGCTGTTCCACAGTACAGATGAACCAAACCTTCAGACAACT ACATTCCAGGGTCGTCACGTTACCATTGCCAGCACACCACTAGAGCTGACAGGAGCACCTGTCATCAACCCAGTCACCAATCAGGACAGAGATAAGGGAGTCACAATGAGAGAAAAAACAACTATTATTGTCTAA
- the LOC144434525 gene encoding uncharacterized protein LOC144434525 translates to MKSGFFPFCFLVLFRTAYTLWPYPWHAQCEINWTFAISCISVKTQVVDQIKEWTGDDNCQEGGQKCLYELIYANETFIEATHTTPVNRYIDDMTFELHLDDAICYVKGFSRSRLWYALLDYGTNYCNLHNIIEGAGLDKVPGYTEDTRNKICTLYSSANCEIY, encoded by the exons ATGAAGTCCGGattttttccattttgttttcttgttttattcCGCACTGCATATACTCTTTGGCCGTACCCATGGCACGCACAATGTGAAATTAACTG GACTTTCGCTATCAGCTGCATATCAGTGAAAACTCAAGTTGTAGATCAGATAAAAGAATGGACAGGTGATGATAATTGCCAAGAAGGTGGCCAAAAGTGTTTGTACGAG ctaatttatgcaaatgagacgtTTATTGAAGCAACCCACACCACTCCAGTGAATAGGTATATAGATgacatgacctttgaacttCACCTGGATGATGCAATTTGTTATGTAAAG GGATTTTCCAGATCAAGACTTTGGTACGCTCTATTGGATTATGGTACAAATTATTGTAACTTACATAATATTATAGAAG GAGCTGGTCTTGATAAAGTTCCAGGGTACACAGAAGacacaagaaataaaatatgtacactATACTCATCAGCAAACTGTGAAATATATTAA